The following coding sequences lie in one Synechococcus sp. CC9902 genomic window:
- the devC gene encoding ABC transporter permease DevC yields the protein MTSPWQGRRIPLSWMLLTRQPVRLLVALAGISFAGILMFMQLGFRDGLFDASVTVHRLFDADLVLISPRSASSVRMAGFPRRRLIQTLADPSVEGVTPVHWGLMLWRNPETRRNRAILALGFNPDDPFFIDPGLAEQTGVLKQKGRILFDRLSRPEFGPIADWYNDGKVVETEIAGNRVRVEGLVSLGTSFGADGNLLTSTETFLDLMPQKSPGGIEVGLIRLQPGTDPDLAVERLQQRLPDDVTVLTKQGFIDFEQNYWKSSTSIGFIFTLGAAMGFVVGCVIVYQVLYTDVSDHLPEYATLMAMGYRMSHLLGVVMREGFYLAALGYVPAYLAGQGLYWFVRDATKLPVGMDPARAITVLVMILVMCMLSSLLAMRRLIDADPAEIF from the coding sequence ATGACCTCGCCTTGGCAGGGACGTCGAATTCCACTCTCTTGGATGTTGCTCACCCGACAACCAGTGCGGTTGTTAGTGGCTCTCGCTGGCATCAGTTTCGCCGGAATCCTGATGTTCATGCAGCTCGGTTTTCGTGATGGCTTATTTGATGCGAGCGTCACGGTTCACCGGCTCTTTGATGCCGACTTGGTGCTGATTAGTCCCCGTTCAGCCAGCTCGGTGCGAATGGCGGGATTTCCCCGTCGGCGCCTGATTCAAACCTTGGCTGATCCATCGGTTGAAGGAGTCACCCCCGTTCATTGGGGTTTGATGTTGTGGCGCAATCCTGAAACCCGTCGCAATCGGGCCATCCTGGCGCTGGGCTTCAATCCTGATGATCCTTTCTTTATAGACCCTGGATTAGCAGAACAAACCGGGGTCTTGAAGCAGAAAGGCCGAATTTTGTTCGATCGGTTGTCGCGTCCCGAATTTGGTCCGATTGCCGACTGGTACAACGACGGAAAGGTGGTGGAAACAGAAATAGCCGGCAATCGGGTCCGTGTTGAAGGGTTGGTGAGCTTGGGCACCAGTTTTGGAGCCGATGGCAATTTGCTCACGAGTACCGAAACATTTTTGGATTTGATGCCTCAGAAATCCCCCGGTGGGATTGAGGTTGGCTTGATTCGGTTGCAGCCTGGAACCGATCCCGACCTCGCTGTTGAGCGTCTTCAACAGCGCTTACCCGACGATGTGACGGTGTTGACGAAACAAGGTTTTATTGATTTCGAGCAGAACTACTGGAAAAGCAGCACGTCCATTGGCTTCATTTTCACCCTCGGGGCTGCCATGGGCTTCGTGGTGGGTTGCGTGATTGTGTATCAGGTGCTGTACACCGATGTGAGTGATCATCTGCCCGAATACGCCACCTTGATGGCCATGGGGTATCGCATGAGTCACTTGCTTGGTGTTGTGATGCGAGAAGGTTTTTATCTAGCGGCGCTTGGTTATGTGCCCGCCTATCTCGCCGGACAAGGGCTGTATTGGTTCGTTCGTGACGCGACAAAACTCCCGGTAGGCATGGATCCTGCCCGCGCGATCACCGTTCTGGTGATGATTCTTGTGATGTGCATGCTGTCGTCGCTGTTGGCGATGCGCCGTTTGATCGATGCCGATCCTGCGGAGATCTTCTGA
- a CDS encoding HlyD family efflux transporter periplasmic adaptor subunit: MPKIPRPLIAATAVVVAAGGWLVLRPKPSELQSSPVVPEQASPVKAEAVAALGQLMPAGDIRSLAAPTAGIAGTPRISALHVKEGAVIQRGEVLATFDHRQGLLADLEEINAKLRSLEQQIALQTVEVSRFQKAAEWGAAERVLVDNKREELIRMQGQRSEALASRKGLQTDLALSQLISPIDGLVLEIHSREGERPGSDGVMDVGASQKMEAKIEVYESDVARIQLGQIVRLTSENGGFKGNLNGQVIRISPQVEQRAVLSTDPTGDADARVVQVDVALDPADAKKVMRLAGLKVIARFQSNP, encoded by the coding sequence ATGCCGAAGATTCCTCGTCCTCTGATCGCAGCCACTGCAGTCGTTGTTGCGGCTGGCGGTTGGTTGGTATTGCGTCCAAAGCCATCAGAGCTTCAAAGCTCGCCAGTTGTGCCGGAACAGGCGTCACCAGTCAAAGCGGAAGCGGTGGCGGCCCTTGGTCAACTGATGCCCGCTGGCGATATTCGTAGTCTTGCGGCACCCACCGCAGGAATTGCGGGAACGCCTCGGATCTCAGCCTTGCACGTGAAAGAAGGTGCGGTGATTCAACGCGGCGAGGTGTTGGCCACCTTTGATCACCGCCAGGGGCTCTTGGCCGATCTCGAAGAAATCAACGCAAAATTACGAAGCCTTGAGCAGCAAATTGCTCTCCAAACGGTTGAGGTCAGTCGGTTTCAAAAAGCGGCTGAGTGGGGGGCTGCTGAACGTGTTTTGGTGGACAACAAACGGGAAGAACTGATTCGGATGCAGGGCCAGCGCTCAGAGGCTCTGGCCAGCCGAAAGGGATTGCAAACAGATCTTGCCTTGAGCCAACTCATCTCACCCATCGATGGCTTGGTTCTTGAAATTCATTCCCGTGAGGGAGAACGCCCAGGCAGTGATGGCGTGATGGACGTTGGGGCAAGTCAAAAGATGGAAGCAAAAATTGAGGTTTATGAGTCGGATGTTGCGAGGATCCAGCTTGGCCAGATCGTGCGTTTAACAAGTGAGAACGGTGGCTTTAAAGGGAATCTGAATGGACAAGTGATTCGGATAAGCCCCCAGGTTGAGCAGCGCGCTGTGCTGTCGACAGACCCCACCGGCGATGCGGATGCTCGGGTGGTGCAAGTGGACGTTGCCTTGGATCCCGCCGATGCCAAAAAGGTCATGCGCTTGGCTGGTTTGAAAGTGATCGCCCGTTTCCAGTCGAACCCATGA
- a CDS encoding phycocyanobilin:ferredoxin oxidoreductase: MQPQSKDPCQELHPLVSTLAASIRSSWQKLPELAPLCTADDLKAIHGELDGETLFIGNELYQCRGFRKIHLEIARLGNGLQILHCVWFPDPQYDLPIFGADIVAGPAGISAAIVDLSPTSGELPDPVFKGLEAIERPAFRQVRDLPGWGTIFSSKVCFIRPDGADEEALFNQVVIDYLEVLSDCASRANPESPTTVSTINRYEGQLNYCLQQKRNDKTRRVLEKAFDPEWADRYIELLLFDNPPTP; the protein is encoded by the coding sequence ATGCAGCCTCAGTCGAAGGATCCCTGTCAGGAACTGCATCCTCTGGTGTCGACGCTCGCAGCGTCCATCCGTTCGTCTTGGCAAAAACTTCCAGAACTTGCACCGTTATGCACCGCTGACGACCTCAAGGCGATTCATGGAGAACTCGACGGTGAAACGCTTTTTATTGGCAACGAGCTGTATCAGTGCCGAGGTTTTCGCAAAATTCACCTGGAAATAGCAAGACTCGGCAACGGCTTGCAGATTCTTCACTGCGTTTGGTTTCCTGATCCTCAATACGACTTACCGATTTTTGGTGCCGATATCGTTGCGGGTCCTGCGGGGATATCAGCGGCGATTGTTGACCTATCGCCGACATCGGGCGAGTTACCAGATCCAGTGTTTAAAGGCCTTGAGGCGATTGAAAGGCCAGCATTTCGTCAGGTGCGAGACCTGCCTGGATGGGGGACAATTTTTTCAAGCAAGGTTTGTTTCATTCGGCCAGATGGAGCCGACGAAGAGGCTCTTTTTAATCAGGTCGTAATCGACTATCTCGAGGTTCTTTCCGATTGTGCCTCGCGCGCAAATCCCGAATCACCAACAACCGTTTCTACGATCAACCGGTATGAAGGCCAACTGAACTACTGCCTTCAACAGAAGCGCAACGACAAAACCCGCCGGGTGCTCGAGAAAGCGTTCGATCCAGAGTGGGCCGATCGGTATATCGAGCTTCTGCTGTTTGATAACCCGCCAACTCCTTAA
- a CDS encoding M16 family metallopeptidase translates to MDNWTLPNGTRCVAAAMPDAPLTCLDFWCQAGSSSEQPGEEGIAHFLEHMVFKGSHRLAAGAFDEAIEALGGSSNAATGFDDVHFHVLIPPDRAAEALDLLLELVLQPALDPQGFSTERDVVLEEIAQYADQPTEQVLQSILSLGCGDHSYGRPILGKVATLNAMEPSLMRRFHQRRYLGPNCTLALAGPAPETLKPTIAASALADLPGDRNEPSSHQPLPLMLHAGRHTQRVDRLESARILMLWTTAPAHNQEAVMGADLATTLLGEGRRSRLVERLREELQLVESISMDLTALEEGSLITLEVICPEDALSAVEQEINAVLHQVADEAVSEQELRRGYQLVSNSLRYSLESVGHVTGLCASHVLWHRNQDLLSPLNHLNHWSAERLQTELFPALLPEKACVLIARPGANQ, encoded by the coding sequence TTGGACAACTGGACTTTGCCCAACGGCACCCGTTGCGTGGCGGCAGCGATGCCCGATGCACCGCTCACCTGCCTTGATTTTTGGTGCCAAGCCGGCAGCAGCAGTGAGCAGCCTGGTGAGGAAGGCATCGCACATTTTCTTGAACACATGGTGTTTAAGGGAAGTCATCGCTTAGCCGCTGGGGCATTCGATGAAGCCATCGAAGCGCTTGGAGGCAGCAGCAATGCAGCCACTGGATTCGACGACGTGCACTTTCACGTTTTGATCCCACCAGATCGAGCAGCGGAGGCTTTGGATTTACTGCTCGAACTTGTGCTGCAACCGGCCCTCGACCCGCAGGGCTTTTCAACAGAAAGAGATGTGGTGCTCGAAGAGATTGCCCAATATGCCGACCAACCCACTGAGCAAGTGCTGCAAAGCATCTTGAGTTTGGGTTGCGGAGACCATTCCTACGGCCGACCCATTCTCGGCAAGGTTGCAACGCTCAACGCCATGGAGCCCAGCCTGATGCGGCGGTTTCACCAACGGCGTTACCTCGGGCCAAATTGCACCCTGGCCCTGGCTGGCCCTGCCCCAGAAACGCTCAAACCAACCATCGCAGCATCGGCCTTGGCGGACCTTCCAGGAGATCGAAACGAGCCCAGCTCGCATCAACCCTTGCCACTGATGCTTCACGCCGGCCGCCACACGCAACGGGTCGACCGTTTGGAATCGGCGCGAATTTTGATGCTTTGGACGACAGCGCCTGCCCACAACCAGGAGGCCGTTATGGGAGCAGATCTCGCGACAACACTGTTAGGTGAGGGAAGAAGAAGTCGTCTGGTGGAGCGTTTACGGGAGGAGCTTCAATTGGTTGAAAGTATCTCGATGGACCTCACAGCCTTGGAGGAGGGGAGCCTCATCACCCTGGAAGTGATCTGCCCAGAAGATGCATTATCCGCAGTTGAACAAGAGATCAATGCAGTGCTGCATCAAGTGGCAGACGAAGCCGTTTCAGAACAAGAGTTACGGCGTGGGTACCAGCTGGTGAGCAATAGCCTCCGCTACTCGTTGGAATCTGTCGGACATGTGACCGGTCTTTGTGCCAGCCACGTGCTTTGGCATCGCAACCAAGACTTGTTATCTCCCTTAAACCATCTGAACCATTGGAGTGCCGAACGACTGCAGACCGAACTATTCCCTGCGCTTCTGCCTGAAAAGGCCTGTGTGTTGATTGCTCGCCCTGGAGCCAACCAGTGA
- a CDS encoding M16 family metallopeptidase, producing MSSALDVLVEPLASPGVMAAKLWLPFGSACDARDQRGAHDLLASLLSRGCGPYNPKELADVVEGCGAGLRCDAQEDGLLLSLRSTLEDAEQLLPLLGWMVLEPHLAPDQVALEKNLTLQMLQRQREDPFHMAAVAWRGLAFNNGGYGHDPMGVEQDLQNIERQQILPLAQQLPSGQSVLSLAGSLPEDIEHRIRAMDGFRGWPQASAEWNAGRLNYGTPAGERIHLESMDTEQVVLMLGQATVPHGHPDDLVLRLLQCHLGVGMSSLLFRRLREEHGVAYEVAVHYPQLMGPAPFVLLAATGMERAELSLQLLLQSWDELCQTTLSQADLTLARAKFIGQMAQGRQTCSQRAERRVQLRAMALRDDHDQSCMEAIASITVDRIQETCQRWFQKPQLSLCGPPESLETLERVWANRHP from the coding sequence GTGAGTTCAGCACTGGATGTTTTGGTCGAACCTCTCGCTTCACCGGGCGTGATGGCCGCAAAGCTTTGGCTGCCATTTGGCAGTGCTTGCGATGCCAGAGATCAGCGCGGTGCCCACGACCTATTGGCGTCGCTTCTGAGCCGGGGCTGCGGCCCCTACAACCCAAAGGAACTCGCCGATGTTGTCGAGGGATGTGGAGCAGGGCTGCGCTGCGATGCGCAAGAGGATGGGTTGTTACTGAGTCTTCGCAGCACCCTGGAGGATGCGGAGCAGCTTCTTCCTTTATTGGGGTGGATGGTCCTAGAACCGCATCTCGCACCGGACCAAGTCGCCCTCGAAAAAAACCTCACCCTGCAGATGTTGCAGCGGCAGCGGGAGGACCCATTCCACATGGCAGCCGTCGCATGGCGTGGACTCGCCTTTAACAACGGCGGCTACGGCCATGATCCGATGGGAGTGGAACAGGACCTCCAAAACATCGAGCGCCAGCAGATTCTGCCCCTGGCACAGCAACTCCCAAGCGGGCAAAGCGTTTTGAGCCTGGCGGGCTCCCTACCCGAAGACATCGAGCACCGCATTCGTGCCATGGATGGTTTCCGTGGCTGGCCACAAGCATCAGCTGAATGGAACGCTGGTCGTCTGAATTACGGAACGCCTGCAGGCGAAAGGATTCACCTTGAATCGATGGACACAGAACAGGTGGTTCTGATGCTTGGACAAGCAACGGTCCCCCACGGACATCCCGATGATCTGGTGTTGCGCTTGCTCCAATGTCATCTCGGGGTTGGGATGTCGAGCCTTCTGTTTCGACGGCTTCGGGAGGAACACGGTGTTGCCTATGAAGTTGCAGTGCACTATCCACAATTGATGGGACCAGCCCCATTTGTGCTTCTGGCTGCTACGGGGATGGAACGGGCAGAACTCAGCCTGCAACTCCTTCTTCAAAGCTGGGACGAGCTTTGCCAAACCACTCTGAGTCAAGCCGATCTAACCCTTGCCCGCGCCAAATTCATCGGTCAGATGGCCCAGGGACGGCAAACCTGCTCTCAACGCGCTGAGCGGAGGGTTCAACTTCGCGCCATGGCACTGCGCGATGACCATGACCAGAGCTGTATGGAAGCCATTGCGTCGATCACGGTTGATCGCATCCAAGAGACCTGCCAACGCTGGTTCCAGAAACCTCAGCTCAGCCTCTGTGGTCCGCCTGAATCATTAGAGACTCTGGAGCGGGTTTGGGCTAATCGACATCCATAA
- a CDS encoding DUF3148 domain-containing protein — MTASIGDRLRLKQQLPYLKTADPMPMLRPSDLVSLDEVGEVVALHPLDTVAVRFRRGTYLISLDQLEAAATGDDAQDDVAQKDVAEDDVDDSVE; from the coding sequence ATGACGGCCTCCATTGGTGACAGGTTGCGACTGAAGCAACAACTTCCTTATCTGAAGACCGCCGATCCCATGCCGATGTTGCGCCCATCGGACCTTGTCAGCCTGGATGAAGTGGGGGAAGTCGTTGCGCTACATCCGCTCGACACCGTCGCTGTTCGGTTTCGTCGCGGCACCTATTTAATCTCCCTCGATCAACTCGAGGCTGCCGCCACAGGCGATGACGCTCAAGATGATGTCGCTCAAAAAGATGTCGCTGAAGATGATGTCGATGACTCAGTGGAGTGA
- a CDS encoding biotin transporter BioY, protein MRALATWSGALAGLMAILIGSLVPAALLLPTPQLAVVDLPATWQVSALLVCAMVSGPRAGVIAAVAYLSMGFINLPVFHGGGGLNYLLEPGFGYLAGFVPAAWLTGRLAHQTGMQDLPKQCFAAGAGLLVLQLCGLLNLGLGALFGRWSSPVLSLIMQYSINPLPAQIFLCIASGLLAVILRRLLIVES, encoded by the coding sequence GTGAGGGCTCTCGCTACCTGGAGCGGTGCCCTAGCGGGGCTGATGGCCATTTTGATTGGCAGCCTTGTGCCTGCGGCACTGCTCCTACCAACTCCGCAGCTCGCGGTGGTTGATCTCCCCGCAACCTGGCAAGTCTCCGCATTGTTGGTCTGCGCCATGGTCAGTGGCCCACGCGCTGGCGTCATTGCGGCGGTGGCCTACTTGAGCATGGGCTTCATCAACCTCCCGGTGTTCCACGGCGGTGGTGGGTTGAATTACCTGCTTGAGCCTGGCTTTGGATACTTGGCGGGCTTTGTTCCAGCAGCCTGGTTGACCGGCCGACTGGCGCATCAAACGGGAATGCAGGACCTACCAAAGCAGTGCTTCGCTGCTGGAGCTGGTCTCTTGGTTTTGCAGTTGTGTGGCCTACTCAACCTCGGATTGGGTGCGCTATTCGGACGGTGGAGTTCACCGGTGTTGAGCCTGATCATGCAGTACTCGATTAACCCACTTCCGGCTCAAATTTTCCTTTGCATCGCATCGGGCTTACTCGCTGTGATTTTGCGTCGCCTACTAATCGTTGAATCATGA
- the lspA gene encoding signal peptidase II produces the protein MSRVLQRSTTLSIAAAIVLIDQLSKAGLSEILVDGRSIPAIPGILSLQLVHNSGAAFSLFSGSTEFLGLLSLLVSLGILVWIGRQRAIPLWQGLATACLLGGTLGNGLDRWRLGYVVDFLALVPINFPIFNGADIAINLAVLCFVLDLWLNRHDGEHG, from the coding sequence ATGAGCAGGGTGCTGCAACGATCCACAACCTTGTCGATTGCTGCAGCCATCGTGCTGATCGATCAGCTGAGTAAGGCCGGACTGTCGGAGATCTTGGTTGATGGAAGATCGATTCCCGCCATCCCAGGGATCCTCTCTCTGCAACTGGTTCACAACAGCGGCGCTGCCTTCAGCCTGTTCAGCGGATCCACAGAATTCCTAGGGCTGCTCAGCCTATTGGTGAGTTTGGGAATCTTGGTCTGGATTGGGCGACAGCGTGCGATACCTCTTTGGCAAGGCCTAGCGACGGCATGCCTGTTGGGCGGAACGCTTGGCAATGGCTTAGACCGCTGGCGCCTTGGCTACGTGGTGGACTTTCTCGCGCTCGTGCCGATCAACTTCCCCATTTTCAACGGCGCCGATATCGCGATCAATCTTGCGGTGCTGTGCTTCGTTTTGGATCTCTGGCTCAACCGCCATGACGGGGAGCATGGTTAA
- a CDS encoding transglycosylase domain-containing protein, which yields MTGSMVNPTLLIQQLNQRERSIELHGESYRLGRDKNADIPLIHPAISRFHARLVRRGRRWLLIDEQSTNGLWWQGKRIQELELRDGDQIALAPASEPDAPQLNFRYSSDRNQQKWANRIGLVIAAALTAGSGLLVVANLSVPVRGRLARVQGPIALYDRNDLPISSLDSERHNELQRLDAFSPKLISAVIASEDSRFWWHPGIDAIGTLRALVTNVQGREVLEGGSSLTQQLARSLYPDQVGQGDTLERKWRELLVALQLETRFSKSDLLLSYLNRVYLGVGYGFEDAAQAYFDTSAATLRLDQAALLVGLLPSPNGHDPCRHPARALQARNLVLNKMADQGKISLDTARLTRRRPIQLAPEACSRRHADAAPFYSDQVQRDLAALVGADVAEEGNFLIETYYEPHLQAVMQRQLRRALRVNRGRGIDQGAAVLIDSRSGGVLAISGGRDFRASQFNRASMALRQPGSTFKLFAYLGALEQNMPPSQAIDCGPLRWGGQEFASDCAGQRTLIQAFALSDNTVALRLAQRIGVDQVVRQARALGITTPLSPVPGLALGQSEVRLIELTSAYAAVENGGLWYPPTTIRRLVDAETCASETTDRCRSRSTPVSTPRQAIRPATALKMQGMLRTVVRKGTGQAAALGGQEGGKTGTTNEGRDLLFIGYEPANHWVLGIWLGNDDNSPTTGSSAIAAGLWADMIRAARSGGHQAKP from the coding sequence ATGACGGGGAGCATGGTTAATCCCACATTGCTGATTCAACAGCTGAATCAGCGCGAACGAAGCATCGAACTCCACGGCGAGAGTTACCGGCTGGGGCGCGACAAAAACGCTGACATCCCTCTCATTCATCCAGCGATCAGCAGGTTTCACGCACGATTGGTCCGTCGTGGTCGGCGCTGGTTACTGATCGACGAACAATCAACCAATGGCTTGTGGTGGCAGGGAAAACGGATTCAAGAACTTGAACTCCGCGACGGAGATCAGATCGCTCTGGCGCCAGCCTCAGAGCCCGATGCACCTCAACTGAACTTCAGATATTCGTCGGATCGAAACCAGCAGAAATGGGCAAATCGGATTGGCCTGGTGATCGCCGCAGCGCTGACAGCGGGCTCAGGTCTACTAGTAGTTGCCAACCTCAGCGTGCCCGTGCGGGGTCGTTTGGCACGAGTACAAGGTCCAATCGCTCTTTACGACCGAAACGATTTGCCGATCAGTTCACTGGATTCCGAGCGGCACAACGAGTTGCAACGCTTGGATGCCTTCTCCCCAAAACTGATCAGTGCCGTCATTGCCAGTGAGGACAGTCGTTTCTGGTGGCACCCTGGCATTGACGCGATCGGAACCCTGCGCGCCCTGGTCACGAATGTGCAGGGACGGGAGGTGCTGGAGGGAGGCAGCAGTCTCACGCAGCAACTCGCTCGTAGCCTCTATCCCGATCAAGTGGGACAAGGAGACACCCTGGAACGGAAATGGAGGGAGTTACTCGTTGCCCTTCAGCTGGAAACCCGGTTCAGCAAATCAGACCTGTTATTGAGCTATCTCAATCGCGTTTATCTCGGCGTGGGCTATGGCTTTGAGGATGCTGCCCAGGCCTATTTCGACACCTCAGCTGCAACACTTCGCCTCGACCAAGCGGCACTCCTGGTGGGTTTACTGCCGTCTCCCAATGGGCATGATCCATGCCGCCACCCCGCAAGGGCCCTACAAGCCCGCAATCTTGTTCTGAACAAAATGGCCGACCAAGGGAAAATTTCCCTCGACACGGCCCGTTTGACTCGACGTCGCCCGATACAACTCGCGCCAGAGGCCTGTAGCCGTCGTCATGCAGACGCAGCGCCGTTTTACAGCGACCAAGTTCAACGTGATCTCGCCGCATTGGTTGGTGCTGACGTTGCCGAAGAAGGAAATTTTTTAATCGAGACGTATTACGAGCCGCACCTTCAAGCGGTCATGCAGCGACAGCTGCGTCGAGCTCTGCGGGTGAATAGAGGACGTGGGATTGACCAGGGTGCGGCTGTCTTGATCGACAGCCGCAGCGGTGGTGTTCTCGCGATCAGTGGTGGCCGCGACTTCCGAGCCAGTCAGTTCAATCGCGCCTCGATGGCACTCCGACAACCAGGAAGCACCTTCAAGCTTTTTGCTTACCTCGGTGCCCTCGAACAAAACATGCCTCCGAGTCAAGCCATTGACTGTGGGCCGTTGCGATGGGGAGGACAAGAGTTCGCGAGCGACTGTGCTGGACAACGCACCCTGATTCAAGCCTTTGCATTGAGCGACAACACAGTTGCCTTAAGGCTTGCGCAACGCATCGGCGTTGATCAGGTGGTTCGCCAAGCGCGTGCGCTCGGGATCACGACTCCCCTTTCCCCTGTTCCCGGACTCGCGTTGGGGCAAAGCGAGGTGCGCTTGATCGAACTCACCAGTGCCTATGCCGCCGTCGAAAATGGAGGCCTTTGGTACCCGCCAACCACCATTCGACGCCTCGTTGATGCCGAAACCTGTGCGTCCGAAACAACGGATCGTTGCCGCAGCCGCAGCACACCCGTCTCAACCCCACGGCAAGCCATTCGTCCTGCCACTGCGTTGAAGATGCAAGGAATGCTCCGTACCGTTGTTCGCAAGGGCACCGGCCAAGCCGCAGCCCTCGGTGGGCAAGAAGGCGGGAAAACGGGAACAACCAATGAAGGCCGTGATTTGTTGTTCATTGGCTATGAACCTGCCAATCACTGGGTTCTGGGAATTTGGTTGGGCAATGACGACAACAGCCCAACCACTGGATCAAGTGCCATTGCGGCTGGTTTATGGGCTGACATGATCCGAGCCGCTAGAAGCGGTGGACACCAAGCCAAACCATGA
- a CDS encoding YcjF family protein has translation MKGRTRLLLGLACALLALVVVGVVLQAVRTLLWDLSYFLPPWLLTPILLLGLTLLATAVVQVGLPWWRKQQATARRRPTQPLQAPTNRRDAADQSLSNIDRLIERLESDIARESLQAERDRVNEELQRGDLVVVVFGTGSSGKTSLIRALLQKMVGDVGAPMGLTKETRSYRLRLKGLNRGLQLVDTPGILEAGDDGLSREDQARRRAIRADLLLVVVDGDLRASELAVVRSIADLGKRLLLVLNKRDLRGVDEEKQLLQVLRSRCTGLLSNADVLACSAAPQSIPQPGRRPLQPKPDVMDLMQRLAVVLQAEGEELIADNILLQCRNLDSRGRDLLNQQRIRDAKRCVDRYCWIGAGVVAATPLPGIDLLSTAAVNAQMVVEMAGIYGIEMSKERAKELAVSVGRTLATLGMVKGAMSLLGTALTLNLPTLLVGRAIQGVTAAWLTRVAGSSFIRFFEQDQDWGDGGMQDAVQEAFQLNRRETSLQRFLETAMRQVVEPLQRSAKRQLPPRPGPREEGGAADRGHQEQ, from the coding sequence ATGAAAGGTCGCACACGGCTTCTGCTGGGACTCGCCTGCGCCCTCCTGGCCCTGGTGGTCGTGGGAGTCGTCTTACAGGCCGTCCGAACCCTGCTGTGGGATCTCAGTTATTTCCTACCCCCTTGGCTTCTTACGCCAATCTTGCTGCTGGGACTCACTCTCTTGGCGACCGCCGTTGTCCAGGTCGGGCTGCCTTGGTGGAGGAAACAACAAGCAACGGCACGACGCCGCCCCACGCAACCTTTGCAGGCGCCAACCAATCGTCGCGATGCCGCTGACCAAAGCCTGAGCAATATCGACCGTTTAATCGAAAGACTTGAAAGTGACATCGCCCGCGAAAGCCTTCAGGCTGAACGGGATCGGGTGAACGAGGAACTGCAACGTGGGGACCTGGTGGTCGTCGTCTTCGGCACCGGCTCCAGCGGCAAAACATCGCTAATTAGAGCCCTCCTGCAAAAAATGGTGGGAGACGTGGGTGCTCCGATGGGGCTCACCAAGGAAACGCGCAGTTACAGGTTGCGCCTCAAAGGGTTGAATCGGGGTCTACAACTCGTGGATACCCCGGGGATTCTTGAAGCAGGCGACGACGGTCTGAGTCGAGAAGATCAAGCACGACGTCGCGCCATTCGAGCCGACTTGCTCTTGGTGGTGGTGGATGGCGATCTCCGAGCGTCGGAACTGGCTGTGGTGCGCTCAATTGCTGATCTTGGAAAACGACTCCTCCTTGTTCTCAACAAACGCGATTTACGCGGCGTGGATGAAGAGAAACAGCTGCTGCAGGTGTTGCGATCCCGCTGCACAGGGCTGTTGTCGAACGCAGATGTTTTGGCGTGTAGTGCCGCCCCTCAATCCATTCCACAACCGGGTCGGCGACCACTACAACCCAAGCCCGACGTCATGGACCTGATGCAGCGATTGGCGGTTGTGTTGCAGGCCGAGGGGGAAGAACTCATTGCAGACAACATTCTTCTCCAGTGCCGCAACCTTGATTCCCGCGGTCGAGATCTATTGAACCAACAACGCATCCGCGATGCGAAGCGTTGCGTCGACCGCTACTGCTGGATCGGAGCCGGGGTCGTAGCGGCCACTCCACTGCCGGGTATCGACCTCCTCAGTACAGCTGCGGTCAATGCCCAAATGGTGGTGGAAATGGCGGGCATCTACGGCATTGAAATGTCGAAAGAACGAGCCAAGGAACTCGCCGTTTCGGTGGGACGCACCCTGGCAACCCTTGGCATGGTGAAAGGTGCCATGAGCTTGCTGGGCACAGCGCTCACCCTGAATTTGCCGACCCTATTGGTGGGTCGTGCGATCCAGGGAGTTACTGCGGCATGGCTCACCCGAGTCGCGGGTAGCAGCTTCATTCGGTTTTTTGAACAAGACCAAGATTGGGGAGATGGCGGCATGCAAGACGCCGTCCAAGAAGCGTTTCAGCTCAATCGGCGGGAAACGTCTTTGCAGCGCTTTTTAGAAACCGCGATGCGTCAGGTGGTGGAGCCACTTCAGCGATCGGCGAAGCGACAACTACCGCCCCGGCCAGGGCCTCGGGAGGAGGGGGGAGCAGCGGACCGCGGGCATCAAGAGCAGTGA